A stretch of Candidatus Dadabacteria bacterium DNA encodes these proteins:
- a CDS encoding RNA degradosome polyphosphate kinase, protein MASSVTDISSKRVSLRSSERYINRELSWLDFNLRVLETAASKNVPLLERVRFLSISASNLDEFYMVRVAGLAGQVMEGVTDRSKDGLTPSQQLEAIREKVHFLLDSQYECEKELFSLCKKAGIKIVTPEKLDRSGAKWLSEWFSKKLFPVLTPLAIDPAHPFPFIQSGSLVCAVQLGRAEDGKRMKGLMLLPSQVERFIRVPGGKKIQFVPIEKVIEHNMKSLFPGFEVEDNGIFQITRDSLLEIDEDAEDLVETFETALKQQRRGGSVIRVDVNADMPDAIADFIMDKLEARDAHFFRIKGMLGLESVKQIILDERSDLLYKRMSIRYPERVREFGGDVIAAIGQKDFVVHHPYESFDVVVEFLKQAAADPAVVAIKQTLYRTSEDSPIVKRLIEAAEAGKSVTAMVELKARFDEEANIRWAHDLEDAGVQVVFGFIDLKTHAKVSLVVRREGSDIRTYTHFGTGNYHPVNAKIYTDLSYFTADEALGRDAAKLFNYMTGYATPKKMERIFFSPVTMRPKVLELIRDEIDHAKAGRPAVIWAKMNSLVDSKIIDALYAASRAGVRIELFVRGICCLRPGVPGLSENIRVKSIVGRFLEHSRVICFGAGEGLPSNACKVFISSADWMPRNLDRRVESLVPIENATVKKQLVEQVMVANLNDVANSWEMGPDGSFRKLKSDSDSFSAHKYFMTNPSLSGRGKALAESRPLMPAEFVQE, encoded by the coding sequence ATGGCTTCTTCGGTAACGGATATTTCAAGCAAGAGGGTCTCGCTTCGTTCTTCGGAACGATATATCAACAGGGAGCTTTCCTGGCTTGATTTTAACCTGCGGGTTCTTGAGACGGCGGCCAGTAAGAATGTTCCGCTTCTTGAGAGGGTGCGTTTTCTCTCAATCTCCGCGAGCAACCTCGATGAGTTCTACATGGTCAGGGTGGCGGGTCTCGCGGGACAGGTTATGGAGGGAGTTACCGATCGCAGCAAGGACGGCCTTACGCCATCCCAGCAGCTGGAAGCCATAAGGGAAAAGGTCCATTTCCTGCTTGACAGCCAGTACGAGTGCGAAAAAGAACTGTTTTCCCTCTGCAAGAAGGCCGGGATCAAGATCGTAACTCCCGAGAAACTCGACCGCTCAGGTGCCAAGTGGCTTTCCGAGTGGTTCTCGAAAAAGCTTTTTCCGGTGCTTACCCCGCTTGCCATAGACCCGGCGCATCCGTTCCCCTTCATACAGAGCGGGAGCCTCGTGTGCGCTGTCCAGCTCGGTCGCGCCGAGGACGGAAAGCGCATGAAGGGTCTCATGCTGCTGCCTTCCCAGGTGGAGCGCTTCATAAGGGTTCCGGGAGGAAAAAAAATCCAGTTTGTCCCGATTGAGAAGGTCATTGAGCACAACATGAAATCCCTCTTCCCGGGTTTTGAAGTGGAGGACAACGGAATCTTCCAGATCACCCGAGACAGCCTTCTTGAGATAGACGAGGACGCGGAAGACCTGGTCGAGACGTTTGAGACGGCGCTTAAGCAGCAGCGCAGGGGGGGATCGGTGATCAGGGTTGACGTCAACGCGGACATGCCGGATGCTATTGCCGACTTCATAATGGACAAGCTTGAGGCCCGTGACGCGCATTTTTTCAGGATCAAGGGGATGCTCGGGCTTGAGAGCGTGAAGCAGATAATACTGGATGAGCGGAGCGACCTTCTTTACAAGCGCATGAGCATCCGCTACCCCGAGCGGGTCAGGGAATTCGGAGGCGATGTGATAGCCGCCATAGGGCAGAAGGATTTCGTCGTTCACCACCCCTACGAGAGTTTTGACGTCGTGGTCGAGTTCCTGAAACAGGCCGCGGCGGATCCGGCGGTCGTCGCGATCAAGCAGACACTTTACCGCACCTCGGAAGACTCCCCGATAGTGAAGAGGCTCATAGAGGCCGCCGAGGCCGGAAAATCCGTAACCGCCATGGTGGAACTCAAGGCCCGTTTCGACGAGGAGGCCAACATCCGCTGGGCTCATGACCTCGAGGACGCGGGGGTTCAGGTCGTGTTCGGATTCATCGATCTTAAGACCCACGCCAAGGTATCGCTGGTGGTGAGAAGGGAAGGTTCTGACATCCGCACCTACACCCACTTTGGCACCGGCAACTATCACCCCGTAAACGCCAAGATATACACGGATCTCAGCTATTTCACGGCCGACGAGGCGCTCGGCCGCGACGCCGCCAAGCTTTTTAACTACATGACTGGCTACGCCACTCCGAAGAAGATGGAGAGGATATTTTTCTCTCCCGTCACTATGCGCCCGAAGGTGCTTGAGCTGATAAGGGACGAGATAGACCATGCGAAGGCCGGTCGCCCCGCGGTGATATGGGCCAAGATGAATTCCCTGGTGGACAGCAAGATCATAGACGCGCTTTACGCGGCGAGCCGCGCGGGGGTGAGAATCGAGCTTTTCGTTCGGGGAATATGCTGCCTGAGGCCCGGGGTTCCAGGGCTTTCCGAGAACATCAGGGTAAAGAGCATCGTGGGACGTTTCCTCGAGCACAGCAGGGTCATCTGTTTCGGTGCCGGGGAGGGGCTTCCCTCTAATGCCTGCAAGGTTTTCATCTCATCTGCCGACTGGATGCCCCGAAATCTCGACCGCAGGGTGGAATCTCTGGTTCCGATCGAAAACGCCACCGTGAAGAAGCAGCTTGTTGAGCAGGTGATGGTAGCTAATCTAAACGACGTAGCTAACAGCTGGGAGATGGGGCCCGACGGCTCTTTCCGCAAGCTTAAAAGCGATTCGGACAGTTTCTCGGCTCACAAATACTTTATGACCAACCCCAGTCTTTCGGGAAGAGGCAAGGCGCTTGCCGAATCCCGGCCGCTAATGCCGGCTGAGTTTGTGCAGGAATAA
- a CDS encoding Ppx/GppA family phosphatase — MTEISPSATPFGEGGTVAVIDVGSNSIRLVVYKGPRRAPLPILDEKVSCGLGRGMNSEGMMSPQSMDLALRTVRRFVDIARSMRVSGIKAVATAAVRNAANGPDLKEAIERECGISLWVLSGMEEARLSALGTLCAIPDADGVMGDIGGGSLELVEICEGEIRSHATLPLGTIPLLESGLSPAKAAKKLITPCLEELPWLKDAKKKTFYAVGGSWRALAKRHMESEDYPLRIVHGYSLSSSRALEMTQEIVDISPGSLRSLWIIGRNRMESAPYAAALMKSLLKRTGVRDLMFCTYGLREGCIYDDLPPEQRSLDPLIVMCREIALKMGRSVEDGESFCRWIEPAIPDEYSGNPRLRLAACHLSDIGISEHPEYRAEQVFLRILRMPLVGITHPERVRVAFSVASRHAAIGNLVRRWEVSDFLSGNDIEEARVVGLALRLAYTVSGGVTRILESTRLERAGEKLTLHMPNQIPHPETVGRRLGALAKAVGCDYETVARGDGEEESLGREFKFV; from the coding sequence ATGACAGAAATATCTCCTTCCGCCACGCCATTCGGCGAGGGTGGGACTGTAGCGGTAATCGACGTGGGATCAAACTCCATACGTCTTGTTGTCTACAAGGGACCTAGGCGTGCCCCGCTTCCGATACTCGACGAGAAAGTTTCCTGCGGCTTGGGGCGCGGGATGAATTCAGAGGGCATGATGTCACCGCAGAGCATGGATCTCGCCCTCCGAACCGTGAGGCGCTTCGTTGATATCGCACGCTCGATGAGGGTCTCCGGCATAAAGGCCGTTGCCACCGCCGCGGTGAGGAACGCCGCAAACGGTCCCGATCTCAAAGAGGCTATTGAGCGGGAATGCGGGATTTCGCTCTGGGTGCTCTCTGGCATGGAGGAAGCGAGGCTTTCCGCGCTCGGTACTCTCTGCGCCATCCCCGACGCTGACGGTGTGATGGGAGACATAGGCGGCGGGAGCCTTGAACTGGTAGAGATTTGCGAGGGGGAAATAAGAAGTCACGCCACGTTGCCGCTGGGCACTATCCCGCTTCTTGAAAGTGGCCTCAGTCCCGCAAAGGCCGCCAAGAAACTGATCACTCCCTGCCTTGAAGAGCTTCCCTGGCTTAAGGACGCGAAGAAAAAAACCTTCTACGCCGTCGGGGGTTCGTGGCGTGCTCTTGCGAAAAGACACATGGAGTCTGAGGACTACCCGCTTCGCATAGTTCACGGCTACAGTCTTTCCAGTTCCAGGGCACTTGAGATGACCCAGGAGATAGTTGATATATCCCCGGGTTCACTTCGGAGTCTCTGGATCATAGGAAGAAACAGGATGGAATCCGCCCCATACGCCGCCGCGCTTATGAAAAGCCTTCTGAAAAGAACAGGGGTAAGAGATCTTATGTTCTGTACATACGGCCTTCGAGAAGGGTGCATATATGATGATCTTCCACCGGAGCAGCGTTCCCTGGATCCTCTTATTGTCATGTGCCGGGAAATCGCGCTCAAGATGGGAAGATCGGTTGAAGACGGCGAGTCTTTCTGTAGGTGGATAGAGCCGGCGATTCCCGATGAATACTCCGGGAATCCGAGGCTGAGATTAGCCGCATGCCATCTTTCAGACATAGGGATTTCCGAACACCCCGAGTACCGGGCCGAGCAGGTGTTTTTGAGGATACTGCGGATGCCGCTTGTGGGAATTACACACCCTGAAAGGGTAAGGGTAGCTTTTTCCGTCGCCTCAAGGCACGCGGCGATTGGAAACTTGGTCCGCCGCTGGGAAGTTTCGGATTTTCTTTCCGGAAACGATATTGAGGAAGCCAGAGTTGTCGGGCTTGCGCTTCGCTTGGCCTACACGGTTTCGGGAGGGGTGACGCGGATCCTTGAGAGCACTAGGCTCGAGAGAGCCGGAGAAAAGCTTACTTTGCATATGCCGAACCAGATACCCCATCCTGAGACTGTAGGTCGACGTCTTGGAGCCCTAGCCAAAGCAGTAGGATGCGATTACGAGACGGTCGCACGGGGGGATGGCGAAGAGGAATCATTGGGTAGGGAGTTTAAGTTTGTGTAG